In Streptomyces seoulensis, the following are encoded in one genomic region:
- a CDS encoding acyltransferase, producing the protein MPKPENTFTSWRQGLAQRAVHAVWGWAQRRGAVTAGQPGRFRFGAIGEATRLAFPLGTVFGEPWITLGSHCIIGEQVTLTAGLMPDLDLGPDPILRIGDGVVLGRGSHVIADTTVTIGRDCYFGPYVYVTSTNHSYDDPHEPIGRQWPRMEPVEIGPGCWIGTGAVILPGARIGRNVVVAAGAVVRGTVPDHAVVAGAPARVVRRWTPEEGWQPPLRTPAPVPPPAGVTGAQLGALAALDEEQVEQLAKLDAEG; encoded by the coding sequence GTGCCGAAGCCCGAGAACACGTTCACCTCCTGGCGGCAGGGGCTCGCCCAGCGTGCCGTCCATGCCGTGTGGGGCTGGGCGCAGCGCCGGGGCGCGGTCACCGCCGGGCAGCCCGGCCGGTTCCGGTTCGGCGCGATCGGCGAGGCCACCCGGCTCGCCTTCCCGCTCGGCACGGTCTTCGGGGAGCCCTGGATCACGCTCGGCTCGCACTGCATCATCGGCGAGCAGGTCACCCTCACCGCCGGTCTCATGCCCGACCTCGACCTCGGCCCGGACCCGATCCTGCGCATCGGCGACGGCGTGGTCCTCGGCCGGGGCAGCCACGTCATCGCGGACACCACGGTCACCATCGGCCGCGACTGCTACTTCGGCCCGTACGTCTACGTCACCTCCACCAACCACTCCTACGACGACCCGCACGAGCCCATCGGCCGCCAGTGGCCCCGGATGGAGCCCGTGGAGATCGGCCCCGGCTGCTGGATCGGCACCGGCGCGGTGATCCTGCCCGGCGCCCGGATCGGCCGGAACGTGGTGGTCGCGGCCGGCGCGGTGGTGCGCGGCACGGTCCCCGACCACGCGGTGGTCGCCGGGGCGCCCGCCCGGGTCGTACGGCGCTGGACGCCCGAGGAGGGCTGGCAGCCCCCGCTGCGCACCCCCGCCCCGGTACCGCCCCCGGCCGGCGTCACCGGCGCGCAACTGGGCGCGCTGGCCGCGCTCGACGAGGAGCAGGTGGAACAGCTCGCCAAGCTGGACGCGGAGGGCTGA
- a CDS encoding gamma carbonic anhydrase family protein: MTHTALIVGIGGREPAIDPEAFVAPNATVIGDVTLRAGASVWYGAVVRGDVERITVGADANIQDNVTLHADPGFPLTVGERVSVGHNAVVHGATVEDDCLIGMGATVLNGAVIGAGSLVAAQALVPQGMVVPPGSLVAGVPAKVRRELSEEERQGVTLNGTLYADLAKTHRAVHE, encoded by the coding sequence ATGACACACACGGCCCTGATCGTGGGGATCGGCGGCAGGGAACCGGCGATCGACCCGGAGGCGTTCGTCGCCCCCAACGCCACGGTGATCGGCGACGTGACCCTGCGGGCGGGGGCGAGCGTCTGGTACGGGGCCGTGGTGCGCGGTGACGTGGAGCGGATCACCGTCGGCGCGGACGCCAACATCCAGGACAACGTCACCCTGCACGCCGACCCCGGCTTCCCGCTGACGGTCGGTGAGCGCGTCTCCGTCGGCCACAACGCGGTGGTGCACGGCGCCACGGTCGAGGACGACTGCCTGATCGGCATGGGCGCGACCGTGCTGAACGGCGCGGTGATCGGCGCCGGTTCCCTGGTCGCCGCCCAGGCCCTCGTCCCGCAGGGCATGGTCGTGCCGCCGGGTTCGCTGGTGGCGGGCGTCCCGGCGAAGGTTCGCCGGGAGCTGTCGGAGGAGGAGCGGCAGGGCGTCACCCTGAACGGCACGCTGTACGCGGACCTGGCGAAGACGCACCGGGCCGTGCACGAGTAG
- a CDS encoding spermidine synthase yields the protein MSEPIPVSRAVDHGTAKLMPDVDRDRAWLLTVDGAPQSYVDLDEPEHLEFEYARRLGHALDMAAEPGRALDVLHLGGGALTLPRYVAATRPGSRQDVIEADQGLLDLITEHLPLAPASGITTHAADARAWLEAAPADSADVLVADVFGGSRVPAHLTSVDYAREAERVLRPGGLYLANLADAAPFTFLRSQLANFTALFEHLALIAEPAVLRGRRFGNAILLASQAPLNTPALTRRTAADAFPARVEHGPALAKFIGTARPLSDADAVPSPEPPDGAFGIG from the coding sequence GTGAGCGAACCGATACCCGTGAGCAGGGCCGTCGACCACGGCACCGCCAAGCTGATGCCCGACGTCGACCGGGACCGGGCCTGGCTGCTCACCGTCGACGGGGCTCCGCAGTCCTACGTCGACCTGGACGAGCCGGAGCACCTGGAGTTCGAGTACGCGCGACGGCTCGGGCACGCCCTCGACATGGCGGCGGAGCCCGGCCGGGCGCTGGACGTGCTCCACCTGGGCGGGGGAGCGCTCACCCTGCCCCGGTACGTCGCCGCGACCCGGCCCGGCTCCCGGCAGGACGTGATCGAGGCCGACCAGGGCCTTCTGGACCTGATCACCGAACACCTCCCGCTGGCGCCCGCCTCCGGCATCACCACCCACGCCGCCGACGCACGGGCCTGGCTGGAGGCGGCCCCCGCCGACAGCGCCGACGTTCTGGTCGCGGACGTCTTCGGCGGCTCCCGCGTCCCGGCCCACCTCACGTCCGTCGACTACGCCCGAGAAGCGGAACGCGTACTCCGCCCGGGCGGCCTCTACCTGGCCAACCTGGCCGACGCGGCCCCCTTCACCTTCCTCCGCTCCCAACTGGCCAATTTCACCGCCCTGTTCGAGCACCTGGCCCTGATCGCCGAACCCGCGGTCCTACGAGGCCGCCGCTTCGGCAACGCGATCCTCCTCGCCTCCCAGGCTCCCCTGAACACCCCGGCCCTGACCCGCCGGACAGCAGCCGACGCCTTCCCGGCACGGGTCGAACACGGCCCGGCACTAGCCAAGTTCATCGGTACGGCCCGCCCCCTCTCCGACGCCGACGCCGTCCCGTCCCCCGAACCCCCGGACGGCGCCTTCGGCATCGGCTGA
- a CDS encoding DUF4442 domain-containing protein, translated as MTVESASMGDMLAAAVPMVRTLNLEFIEVTPERAVLRLPDQSDYHNHLGGPHAGAMFTLAESASGAIVLTAFGEQLSRAVPLAVRAEIDYKKLALGPVTATATLGRPAAEVVAELDAGSRPEFPVAITIQREDGAVSGEMTVVWTLRPNG; from the coding sequence ATGACAGTTGAGAGCGCCTCCATGGGCGACATGCTGGCCGCCGCGGTGCCGATGGTGCGGACCCTGAACCTGGAGTTCATCGAGGTCACCCCCGAGCGCGCGGTGCTCCGGCTGCCGGACCAGTCCGACTACCACAACCACCTGGGCGGCCCGCACGCCGGCGCCATGTTCACGCTGGCCGAGTCCGCGAGCGGCGCCATCGTGCTGACCGCCTTCGGCGAGCAGCTCTCACGGGCGGTGCCGCTCGCGGTGCGCGCCGAGATCGACTACAAGAAGCTCGCCCTCGGCCCGGTCACCGCCACCGCCACCCTGGGCCGCCCGGCCGCCGAGGTCGTCGCGGAGCTGGACGCGGGCAGCCGCCCCGAGTTCCCGGTCGCCATCACCATCCAGCGCGAGGACGGTGCCGTCTCCGGCGAGATGACCGTCGTCTGGACCCTGCGGCCCAACGGCTGA
- a CDS encoding helix-turn-helix domain-containing protein, which yields MADLDLLTQSLARNVRRWRTERGFTLDTLAARAGVSRGMLIQIEQARTNPSIGTVVKIGDALGISVTTLLDYEQGPRVRVVPADQAVRLWHTEGGSYNRLLAGTEAPGPLELWDWNLMPGEHSSADPHPSGTVELVHVTAGELTLEVDGVRHAVPAGASVTFEADAPHTYGNEGDVPTRMVMAVSVPPVR from the coding sequence GTGGCGGACCTCGACCTGCTGACCCAGTCCCTGGCGCGCAACGTCCGCCGCTGGCGCACCGAGCGCGGCTTCACGCTGGACACGCTGGCCGCCCGCGCCGGGGTCAGCCGGGGCATGCTCATCCAGATCGAGCAGGCCCGCACCAACCCCAGCATCGGCACCGTCGTCAAGATCGGCGACGCGCTCGGGATCAGCGTCACCACGCTGCTCGACTACGAGCAGGGCCCGCGCGTCCGGGTCGTCCCCGCCGACCAGGCGGTCCGGCTCTGGCACACCGAGGGCGGCAGCTACAACCGGCTGCTGGCCGGCACCGAGGCGCCCGGCCCGCTGGAGCTGTGGGACTGGAACCTGATGCCGGGCGAGCACAGCAGCGCCGACCCGCACCCCTCCGGCACGGTCGAGCTGGTCCACGTCACCGCCGGTGAACTCACCCTGGAGGTCGACGGGGTACGGCACGCGGTCCCCGCCGGGGCGAGCGTCACCTTCGAGGCCGACGCCCCGCACACCTACGGCAACGAGGGTGACGTACCGACGCGGATGGTGATGGCGGTCTCCGTGCCGCCGGTGCGCTGA
- a CDS encoding DedA family protein, with protein sequence MHVQEWLDSVPAVAVYALVGLVIGLESLGIPLPGEIVLVSAALMSSQHTGIDPVVLGACATAGAVIGDSIGYAIGRKGGRPLLTWLGRKFPRHFGEAHVATAERSFEKWGMWAVFVGRFIALLRIFAGPLAGVLRMPYWKFLIANVLGGVVWAGGTTAVVYYVGMVAEDWLKRFSWMALVAAIVVGLGSFVIMKRRSQREESTEEAPEAEPVGADQA encoded by the coding sequence GTGCACGTGCAGGAATGGCTCGACTCGGTGCCCGCCGTAGCCGTCTACGCCCTGGTGGGCCTGGTGATCGGGCTGGAGAGCCTCGGCATCCCGCTGCCCGGCGAGATAGTCCTCGTCTCGGCCGCGCTCATGTCCTCCCAGCACACCGGGATCGACCCCGTCGTCCTCGGCGCCTGCGCCACGGCCGGCGCGGTGATCGGCGACTCCATCGGCTACGCGATCGGCCGCAAGGGCGGGCGCCCGCTGCTGACCTGGCTGGGGCGGAAGTTCCCGCGCCACTTCGGCGAGGCCCATGTCGCCACCGCCGAGCGGTCCTTCGAGAAGTGGGGCATGTGGGCGGTCTTCGTCGGCCGCTTCATCGCCCTGCTCCGCATCTTCGCCGGACCCCTCGCGGGCGTCCTGCGCATGCCGTACTGGAAGTTCCTCATCGCCAACGTGCTCGGCGGTGTCGTCTGGGCGGGCGGCACCACGGCCGTCGTCTACTACGTCGGCATGGTCGCGGAGGACTGGCTCAAGCGGTTCTCCTGGATGGCGCTGGTCGCCGCGATCGTCGTCGGCCTCGGCTCCTTCGTGATCATGAAGCGCCGCTCGCAGCGCGAGGAGTCGACGGAAGAGGCCCCCGAGGCCGAGCCGGTCGGCGCCGACCAGGCGTAG
- a CDS encoding YigZ family protein, protein MQDEYRTVARAGVHETEINRSRFLCALAPAATEREAQEFIAGVRKEHADATHNCWAYVIGADASAQKASDDGEPGGTAGVPMLQMLLRRDMRYVVAVVTRYYGGVKLGAGGLIRAYGGSVGEALDAVGTRTRRRYRLATVTVDHQRAGKVQNDLRATGREVRDVRYAEAVAIDIALPDADVDAFRGWLADATAGSAGLELGGEAYGDA, encoded by the coding sequence ATGCAGGACGAGTACCGCACAGTGGCCCGCGCGGGTGTGCACGAGACCGAGATCAACCGCTCCCGCTTCCTGTGCGCGCTCGCCCCGGCCGCCACCGAGCGGGAGGCGCAGGAGTTCATCGCCGGGGTCCGCAAGGAGCACGCCGACGCCACGCACAACTGCTGGGCGTACGTCATCGGCGCCGACGCCTCCGCCCAGAAGGCCAGTGACGACGGCGAACCCGGCGGCACCGCCGGAGTACCCATGCTCCAGATGCTGCTGCGCCGCGACATGCGGTACGTGGTCGCCGTCGTCACCCGGTACTACGGCGGGGTGAAGCTCGGCGCGGGCGGCCTGATCCGCGCCTACGGCGGCTCGGTCGGGGAGGCGCTGGACGCGGTCGGCACCCGCACCCGGCGCCGCTACCGGCTGGCCACGGTCACCGTCGACCACCAGCGCGCGGGCAAGGTGCAGAACGACCTCCGCGCCACCGGCCGCGAGGTCCGCGACGTCCGCTACGCCGAGGCGGTCGCCATCGACATCGCCCTGCCGGACGCCGACGTCGACGCCTTCCGGGGCTGGCTGGCGGACGCCACGGCCGGCTCGGCGGGCCTGGAGCTGGGCGGCGAGGCGTACGGAGACGCCTGA
- a CDS encoding exonuclease SbcCD subunit D produces the protein MRLLHTSDWHLGRAFHRVNMLGAQTEFIGHLVATVREQAVDAVVVSGDVYDRAVPPLAAVELFDDALHRLAELGVPTVMISGNHDSARRLGVGAGLIDRAGIHLRTDPAAVGTPVVLADDHGDVAFYGLPYLEPALVKDEFAVPKAGHESVLAAAMDRVRADLAGRAPGTRSVVLAHAFVTGGEASDSERDITVGGVAAVPAGVFAGVDYVALGHLHSCQRISERVRYSGSPLAYSFSEAGHRKSMWLVDLDAGGTVTAERLDCPVPRPLARLRGTLEELLADPALSRHEDAWVEATLTDAVRPADPMARIAARFPHTLSLVFAPDRAPDDPAVSYARRLAGRSDQQIAEDFVAHVRGAAPDARETEVLRDAFDAVRATDAVREVAR, from the coding sequence ATGAGACTCCTGCACACCTCCGACTGGCATCTCGGCCGGGCCTTCCACCGGGTGAACATGCTCGGCGCCCAGACCGAGTTCATCGGTCACCTCGTCGCCACCGTGCGCGAGCAGGCCGTGGACGCCGTCGTGGTGTCGGGAGACGTGTACGACCGCGCGGTGCCCCCGCTGGCCGCGGTCGAGCTGTTCGACGACGCCCTGCACCGGCTCGCCGAGCTGGGCGTGCCCACCGTGATGATCTCCGGCAACCACGACTCGGCACGCCGGCTCGGCGTAGGCGCCGGACTCATCGACCGCGCGGGCATCCACCTGCGCACCGACCCGGCCGCCGTCGGCACCCCGGTCGTCCTCGCCGACGACCACGGAGACGTCGCCTTCTACGGGCTTCCCTACCTCGAACCCGCCCTGGTCAAGGACGAGTTCGCCGTACCGAAGGCCGGACACGAGAGCGTGCTCGCCGCCGCCATGGACCGGGTGCGCGCCGACCTCGCCGGCCGCGCCCCCGGCACCCGCTCCGTCGTCCTCGCGCACGCCTTCGTCACCGGCGGCGAGGCCAGCGACAGCGAACGGGACATCACCGTCGGCGGAGTGGCCGCCGTACCCGCCGGGGTCTTCGCCGGCGTCGACTACGTCGCCCTCGGCCATCTGCACAGCTGCCAGCGGATCAGTGAGCGCGTCCGCTACTCCGGCTCCCCGCTCGCCTACTCCTTCTCCGAGGCCGGCCACCGCAAGAGCATGTGGCTCGTCGACCTGGACGCCGGGGGCACGGTCACCGCCGAGCGCCTCGACTGTCCGGTGCCGCGCCCGCTGGCCCGCCTGCGGGGCACGCTGGAGGAACTGCTCGCCGACCCCGCGCTGAGCCGCCACGAGGACGCCTGGGTCGAGGCCACCCTCACCGACGCCGTCCGGCCCGCCGACCCCATGGCCCGGATCGCCGCCCGCTTCCCGCACACCCTCAGCCTGGTCTTCGCCCCCGACCGCGCCCCGGACGACCCGGCCGTGTCCTACGCCCGGCGCCTCGCCGGACGCAGCGACCAGCAGATCGCGGAGGACTTCGTCGCCCATGTGCGCGGCGCCGCCCCCGACGCGCGGGAGACCGAGGTGCTGCGCGACGCCTTCGACGCCGTACGCGCGACCGACGCGGTGCGGGAGGTCGCCCGATGA
- a CDS encoding undecaprenyl-diphosphate phosphatase, whose amino-acid sequence MSWFESLVLGLVQGLTEFLPVSSSAHLRLTAAFSGWQDPGAAFTAITQIGTEAAVLIYFRKDIGRIVSSWFRSLFDKSMRGDHDAQMGWLVIVGSIPIGVLGVTLKDQIEGPFRDLRITATMLIVVGVIIGIADRLAARDESGGRHRSPKQRKTLKDLGIRDGLIFGLCQACALIPGVSRSGATISGGLFMGYRREDAARYSFLLAIPAVLASGVFEVKHSLGEDSAVAWGPTLFATAIAFASGYAVIAWFMKWISNKSFMPFVYYRVALGIIIIALVTAGVLSPHAAESAG is encoded by the coding sequence ATGTCTTGGTTCGAATCCCTCGTCCTCGGACTCGTCCAGGGACTCACCGAGTTCCTGCCCGTCTCCTCCAGCGCGCATCTGCGGCTGACCGCGGCCTTCTCCGGCTGGCAGGACCCCGGCGCGGCCTTCACCGCGATCACGCAGATCGGTACGGAGGCGGCGGTCCTCATCTACTTCCGCAAGGACATCGGGCGGATCGTCTCGTCCTGGTTCCGCTCGCTGTTCGACAAGTCGATGCGAGGCGACCACGACGCGCAGATGGGCTGGCTGGTGATCGTCGGCTCGATCCCGATCGGCGTGCTCGGTGTGACGCTGAAGGACCAGATCGAGGGGCCCTTCCGTGACCTCCGGATCACCGCGACGATGCTGATCGTGGTCGGCGTGATCATAGGCATCGCCGACCGGCTGGCGGCCCGCGACGAGTCCGGCGGCCGGCACCGCAGCCCCAAGCAGCGCAAGACCCTCAAGGACCTCGGCATCCGGGACGGCCTGATCTTCGGCCTCTGCCAGGCGTGCGCCCTGATCCCGGGTGTCTCCCGCTCCGGCGCCACCATCAGCGGCGGCCTCTTCATGGGCTACCGGCGCGAGGACGCCGCCCGCTACTCCTTCCTCCTCGCCATCCCGGCCGTCCTCGCCTCCGGCGTCTTCGAGGTGAAGCACTCCCTGGGCGAGGACAGCGCGGTCGCCTGGGGCCCGACCCTCTTCGCCACGGCCATCGCCTTCGCCTCCGGCTACGCGGTGATCGCCTGGTTCATGAAGTGGATCTCCAACAAGAGCTTCATGCCCTTCGTCTACTACCGCGTCGCCCTCGGCATCATCATCATCGCCCTTGTCACCGCGGGCGTCCTGAGCCCGCACGCGGCGGAGTCGGCGGGCTGA
- a CDS encoding TVP38/TMEM64 family protein: MPDATTRSGGTATAVPPLVVLRPTPAVPLTPVTPAGPAVRAWPSAYLRLGLLLTLLAAAASAVLVFDPQRLLTEGWPPQLGGFAAAGVFALAYGLCTVAFVPRPLLNLAAGALFGSALGLTSALAGTVLGAGLAFGLGRALGQDALRPLLRGRWLKAADGQLSRHGFRSMLAARLFPGVPFWAANYCAAVSRMRTLPFLLATALGSIPNTAAYAVAGARASTPTSPAFLIALAVIGLPALAGTVLAWRKRHHLRAR, translated from the coding sequence ATGCCCGATGCCACCACCCGCTCTGGGGGCACCGCCACGGCCGTCCCCCCGCTCGTAGTCCTGAGGCCGACCCCAGCCGTGCCCCTCACGCCCGTCACCCCCGCCGGTCCCGCCGTACGCGCGTGGCCGTCCGCGTATCTCCGTCTCGGCCTGCTGCTCACCCTGCTCGCTGCCGCCGCGAGCGCCGTCCTGGTCTTCGACCCGCAGCGCCTGCTCACCGAGGGCTGGCCGCCCCAGCTCGGCGGGTTCGCGGCGGCCGGGGTCTTCGCGCTGGCGTACGGGCTGTGCACGGTGGCGTTCGTCCCGCGCCCCCTGCTCAACCTGGCGGCGGGCGCGCTGTTCGGCTCGGCGCTGGGGCTGACCTCGGCGCTGGCGGGCACGGTGCTGGGCGCCGGGCTGGCGTTCGGGCTCGGGCGGGCGCTGGGGCAGGACGCGCTCCGTCCGCTGCTGCGCGGACGCTGGCTGAAGGCGGCGGACGGGCAGCTGAGCCGGCACGGGTTCCGCTCGATGCTCGCGGCCCGGCTGTTCCCTGGCGTCCCCTTCTGGGCGGCCAACTACTGCGCGGCCGTCTCCCGGATGCGCACACTGCCGTTCCTGCTCGCCACGGCGCTGGGCTCGATCCCGAACACGGCCGCGTACGCCGTCGCCGGGGCCCGCGCCTCCACGCCGACCTCCCCCGCCTTCCTGATCGCGCTGGCCGTGATCGGGCTGCCCGCGCTGGCCGGTACGGTGCTGGCCTGGCGCAAGCGCCACCACCTGCGCGCACGTTGA
- a CDS encoding CoA-binding protein produces MYGDEATIRTILTGLGDTWAVVGLSNNRDRAAYGVAEVLRRYGKRVVPVHPKAEPVGGEQGYASLADIPFDVDVVDVFVNSELAGAVADEAVAKGARAVWFQLGVVDEAAYERTRAAGLEMVMDACPAIEIPRLG; encoded by the coding sequence GTGTACGGCGACGAGGCGACGATCCGCACCATCCTGACCGGTCTCGGCGACACCTGGGCGGTGGTCGGCCTCTCGAACAACCGGGACCGCGCCGCCTACGGGGTCGCCGAGGTGCTGCGCCGGTACGGCAAGCGGGTGGTGCCGGTGCACCCGAAGGCGGAGCCGGTCGGGGGCGAGCAGGGGTACGCGAGCCTCGCCGACATCCCGTTCGACGTGGACGTGGTCGACGTGTTCGTCAACAGCGAGCTGGCCGGCGCGGTCGCCGACGAGGCGGTGGCCAAGGGCGCCCGCGCGGTCTGGTTCCAGCTCGGCGTGGTGGACGAGGCGGCGTACGAGCGGACGCGGGCGGCGGGGCTGGAGATGGTGATGGACGCCTGCCCCGCCATCGAGATCCCCCGCCTCGGCTAG
- the tuf gene encoding elongation factor Tu: MPKTAYVRTKPHLNIGTMGHVDHGKTTLTAAITKVLAERGTGTFVPFDRIDRAPEEAARGITINIAHVEYETDTRHYAHVDMPGHADYVKNMITGAAQLDGAILVVSALDGIMPQTAEHVLLARQVGVDHLVVALNKADAGDEELADLVELEVRELLTAQGYPGESVPVVRVSGLKALAGEPRWTASVEALLDAVDTYVPMPERYLDAPFLLPVENVLTITGRGTVVTGAVERGRLRVGDRVEVLGAGVHSVVTGLETFGRPMPEAQAGDNVAVLLRGVPRDAVRRGHVVAAPGSVVPGRRFTARVYVLAGAEGGRSTPLSTGYRPQFYLRTADVAGDVDLGAAGIARPGETVEMTVELDREVPLEPGLGFAIREGGRTVGAGTVTSVG; this comes from the coding sequence ATGCCCAAGACGGCATACGTGCGCACCAAGCCGCACCTGAACATCGGCACCATGGGCCACGTCGACCACGGCAAGACCACCCTGACCGCCGCCATCACCAAGGTGCTCGCCGAGCGCGGCACCGGCACGTTCGTCCCCTTCGACCGCATCGACCGGGCCCCGGAGGAGGCGGCGCGCGGCATCACCATCAACATCGCGCACGTCGAGTACGAGACGGACACCCGGCACTACGCCCACGTCGACATGCCCGGCCACGCGGACTACGTCAAGAACATGATCACCGGCGCCGCCCAGCTCGACGGCGCGATCCTGGTCGTCTCCGCGCTGGACGGGATCATGCCGCAGACCGCCGAACACGTGCTGCTCGCCCGGCAGGTGGGGGTCGACCATCTGGTGGTCGCGCTCAACAAGGCCGACGCGGGGGACGAGGAGCTGGCCGACCTGGTCGAGCTGGAGGTGCGCGAACTGCTCACGGCCCAGGGGTATCCGGGGGAGTCGGTACCCGTCGTACGGGTCTCCGGGCTCAAGGCGCTGGCGGGCGAACCGCGTTGGACCGCGTCCGTGGAGGCGCTGCTCGACGCGGTCGACACCTATGTGCCGATGCCCGAGCGGTACCTCGACGCGCCGTTCCTGCTCCCGGTGGAGAACGTGCTCACCATCACCGGGCGCGGGACCGTCGTCACCGGCGCGGTCGAGCGGGGCAGGCTGCGCGTGGGGGACCGGGTGGAGGTGCTCGGGGCGGGCGTGCACAGTGTGGTCACCGGGCTGGAGACCTTCGGCAGGCCGATGCCGGAGGCGCAGGCCGGGGACAACGTGGCGGTCCTGCTGCGCGGGGTGCCGCGTGACGCGGTCCGGCGCGGGCACGTCGTCGCGGCGCCGGGGAGTGTGGTGCCGGGCCGGCGGTTCACCGCGCGGGTGTACGTGCTCGCCGGGGCCGAGGGCGGCCGCAGCACGCCGTTGTCCACGGGGTACCGGCCGCAGTTCTACCTCCGCACCGCCGACGTGGCCGGGGACGTCGACCTCGGCGCGGCGGGGATCGCCCGGCCCGGCGAGACGGTGGAGATGACCGTGGAACTGGACCGGGAGGTACCGCTGGAGCCGGGGCTCGGGTTCGCCATCCGCGAGGGCGGGCGGACCGTGGGCGCGGGGACGGTCACCTCGGTCGGCTGA
- a CDS encoding YbaK/EbsC family protein, which yields MRAPIGDFDNAVPAPEALAELTAPVAEAVRNWQGSVPAEQILYVDTDPDLADTAVFVQHYGADLPELSANCVVVAGKRGGETTLAACLVLSRTKVDVNGTVRRQLGARKASFAPMDLATGETGMEYGGITPLGLPAAWPLLVDPAVLDLSYALVGSGRRRGKLLVPGKAFAEIPGAVVIEGLGI from the coding sequence ATGCGCGCCCCCATCGGAGACTTCGACAACGCCGTACCCGCCCCCGAGGCCCTCGCCGAGCTGACCGCACCGGTGGCGGAGGCGGTACGGAACTGGCAGGGGTCCGTCCCCGCCGAGCAGATCCTCTACGTCGACACCGATCCGGACCTCGCGGACACCGCCGTGTTCGTCCAGCACTACGGCGCCGACCTGCCCGAGCTGAGCGCCAACTGCGTGGTGGTCGCGGGCAAGCGCGGCGGCGAGACCACGCTCGCCGCCTGCCTGGTGCTGTCCCGGACCAAGGTCGACGTCAACGGCACGGTCCGCCGCCAACTGGGCGCCCGCAAGGCGTCGTTCGCCCCGATGGACCTGGCGACCGGCGAGACCGGCATGGAGTACGGCGGCATCACCCCGCTCGGACTCCCCGCCGCCTGGCCGCTGTTGGTCGACCCGGCCGTGCTGGACCTGTCCTATGCCCTGGTCGGCAGCGGCCGCCGACGCGGCAAACTCCTGGTCCCCGGCAAGGCGTTCGCGGAGATCCCCGGCGCGGTCGTGATCGAGGGGCTGGGCATCTAG
- a CDS encoding DUF4291 domain-containing protein, with product MIDQATAPEPKFRVRAAHTPTTLTVYQAYRPGIGVPAAREGRFPAAWSRSRMTWIKPSFLWMMYRCGWGTKEGQETVLAVDITRAGFEWALRNACLSHHVPALHGTPADFKRALREAPARVQWDPERDLGLNPLPHRSLQLGLTGEAAARYADEWIVGIRDVTPLAREIHGAVRSGRTAEARALLPQESPYPAPEGLLAHLGA from the coding sequence ATGATCGACCAAGCCACCGCCCCCGAACCGAAGTTCCGCGTCCGCGCGGCCCACACGCCCACCACGCTCACCGTGTACCAGGCGTACCGGCCCGGGATCGGCGTCCCGGCAGCCCGCGAGGGGCGCTTCCCCGCCGCGTGGAGCCGGTCCCGGATGACGTGGATCAAGCCGTCGTTCCTCTGGATGATGTACCGCTGTGGGTGGGGGACCAAGGAGGGCCAGGAGACCGTCCTCGCCGTCGACATCACGCGCGCCGGCTTCGAGTGGGCGCTGCGCAACGCCTGCCTCTCCCACCACGTCCCCGCGCTGCACGGCACCCCGGCCGACTTCAAGCGCGCCCTCCGCGAGGCACCGGCGCGGGTGCAGTGGGACCCGGAGCGGGACCTGGGCCTCAACCCCCTGCCCCACCGCTCCCTCCAGCTCGGGCTCACCGGGGAGGCGGCCGCGCGGTATGCCGACGAGTGGATCGTGGGCATCCGGGACGTGACCCCGCTGGCCCGGGAGATCCACGGCGCGGTACGGTCCGGGCGGACGGCGGAGGCGCGCGCGTTGCTGCCGCAGGAGTCGCCGTACCCGGCGCCGGAGGGGCTGCTGGCTCACCTGGGCGCGTAG